A genome region from Psychrobacter jeotgali includes the following:
- the sdhA gene encoding succinate dehydrogenase flavoprotein subunit, giving the protein MATRQDNTISNIKTLNYDAVIVGGGGSGMRASLQLAESGMNVAVLTKVFPTRSHTVAAQGGIGASLGNMSNDNWHFHFYDTVKGSDWLGDQDAIEFMCREAPKVVYELEHMGMPFDRNEDGTIYQRPFGGHTSNYGEKAVQRACAAADRTGHALLHTLYQKNLEQGTEFFIEWIALDLIKDEAGNINGVIAIEQETGTVAVFQSPVTVLATGGAGRIFAASTNAYINTGDGIGMAVRAGVPLQDMEFWQFHPTGVHGAGVLLTEGCRGEGAILRNKDGEAFMERYAPTVKDLAPRDLVSRSMDQEIKEGRGCGPNADHIVMDMTHLGVDTIMKRLPSVFEIGKNFANVDITKEPIPVIPTIHYMMGGIPTTINGQVIVPDLEAGTDEEGLYTEGKVVKGLYAIGECACVSVHGANRLGTNSLLDLVVFGRAAGKHIVDEYHHNDHNYKPLDTHVLDFTIGRLNKLQQSTEGYNAQDVADEIRATMQKHASVFRTQALMDEGVEQILALGEKVENIHLADKSQVFNTARIEAFEVINLYEVAKATMISAANRHESRGAHSVSDYDRPEDDDYAPNGRNDNDWMKHTLWYSEGNRIIYKPVRKIPLTVDYIEPKVRVY; this is encoded by the coding sequence ATGGCAACTAGACAAGACAACACCATTAGTAATATTAAGACCCTAAATTATGACGCGGTCATCGTTGGTGGCGGTGGGTCAGGTATGCGTGCTTCGCTACAACTGGCTGAATCCGGCATGAACGTCGCAGTCCTCACCAAAGTATTCCCAACACGCTCGCACACTGTAGCCGCTCAAGGCGGTATTGGTGCAAGTTTAGGTAATATGAGTAATGATAACTGGCATTTTCACTTCTATGATACGGTAAAGGGCTCAGACTGGTTAGGCGATCAGGACGCCATTGAGTTTATGTGCCGAGAAGCACCAAAAGTAGTCTATGAGCTTGAGCACATGGGCATGCCTTTTGACCGTAACGAAGATGGCACTATTTATCAGCGTCCTTTTGGTGGTCATACTTCAAACTATGGCGAAAAAGCAGTCCAGCGTGCTTGTGCTGCGGCTGACCGTACGGGCCATGCATTATTACATACGCTATATCAAAAAAACCTTGAGCAAGGTACCGAGTTCTTTATCGAATGGATTGCTCTTGACTTAATTAAAGATGAAGCTGGTAATATCAATGGCGTTATTGCTATTGAGCAAGAAACTGGAACGGTTGCAGTATTCCAGTCGCCGGTCACTGTACTAGCTACTGGCGGTGCAGGCCGTATCTTTGCTGCTTCAACTAACGCATACATCAACACTGGTGATGGTATTGGAATGGCGGTGCGTGCCGGTGTACCACTACAAGACATGGAATTCTGGCAATTCCACCCCACGGGTGTACATGGTGCTGGGGTACTATTAACCGAAGGGTGCCGCGGTGAAGGCGCAATCTTACGTAATAAAGATGGCGAAGCTTTCATGGAGCGTTATGCACCAACCGTAAAAGACTTAGCCCCACGTGATTTGGTTTCACGGTCAATGGACCAAGAGATCAAAGAAGGCCGTGGTTGTGGCCCCAATGCGGATCATATCGTCATGGACATGACCCATTTAGGGGTAGACACCATTATGAAGCGTTTACCATCGGTATTTGAGATTGGTAAAAACTTTGCTAACGTTGATATTACTAAAGAGCCTATTCCTGTTATTCCAACCATCCATTATATGATGGGTGGTATTCCAACGACTATTAATGGTCAAGTTATCGTACCTGACTTAGAAGCGGGTACTGATGAGGAAGGTCTATATACTGAAGGTAAAGTAGTTAAAGGCCTTTATGCTATCGGTGAGTGTGCTTGTGTAAGTGTTCATGGTGCTAACCGTTTAGGGACCAACTCACTGCTTGATTTAGTGGTCTTTGGCCGTGCGGCCGGTAAACATATCGTTGATGAATATCATCATAACGATCATAATTACAAGCCATTAGATACCCATGTACTTGACTTTACGATTGGCCGTTTAAACAAACTACAACAGTCAACTGAAGGTTACAATGCTCAAGATGTGGCTGATGAGATACGTGCTACTATGCAGAAGCATGCTAGTGTATTCCGCACTCAAGCCCTTATGGACGAAGGTGTTGAACAGATATTAGCATTAGGTGAAAAAGTTGAGAACATCCATCTAGCGGATAAATCTCAAGTATTCAATACCGCACGTATCGAAGCTTTTGAAGTCATTAACCTGTACGAAGTAGCAAAAGCAACCATGATTTCAGCAGCTAATCGTCACGAGAGCCGTGGTGCCCATAGTGTTTCAGACTATGATCGTCCAGAAGATGATGATTATGCACCAAATGGCCGTAATGATAATGATTGGATGAAACATACTTTGTGGTATTCTGAAGGTAATCGTATTATCTATAAGCCCGTTCGTAAAATCCCGCTGACTGTAGATTATATTGAGCCAAAAGTTCGAGTTTATTAA
- a CDS encoding succinate dehydrogenase iron-sulfur subunit, whose product MSRGTRTIEIYRYDPDKDAAPRMESYTIELLESDRMLLDVLLRLKKQDETITFRRSCREGICGSDGVNINGKNGLACLINMNTLPEKITVRPLPGLPVVRDLVVDMNQFYEQYEKVHPYLINDQPAPPTERLQSPEQREQLNGLYECILCACCSTSCPSFWWNPDKFLGPSALLHAYRFVADSRDSDTQARLARLDDPFSLFRCRGIMNCVSVCPKGLNPTKAIGHLRNMLIDQAG is encoded by the coding sequence ATGAGCCGAGGTACTCGCACCATCGAAATTTACCGCTACGATCCTGATAAGGACGCAGCACCACGTATGGAGAGTTATACGATTGAGCTTCTAGAGTCAGATCGTATGCTACTCGACGTACTTTTACGTTTAAAGAAGCAAGACGAAACCATTACGTTCCGTCGTTCATGCCGTGAAGGTATTTGCGGATCTGACGGCGTGAATATCAATGGTAAAAATGGTTTGGCATGTCTAATCAACATGAACACCTTACCTGAGAAGATTACTGTTCGTCCGCTACCAGGTTTGCCAGTAGTTCGTGATCTGGTCGTTGATATGAACCAGTTCTACGAGCAATACGAAAAAGTACATCCTTACTTGATCAACGATCAGCCAGCACCGCCAACGGAGCGTTTACAATCGCCTGAACAGCGTGAGCAGCTAAACGGTTTGTATGAGTGTATTTTGTGCGCTTGCTGCTCAACCAGTTGCCCATCATTTTGGTGGAATCCTGATAAGTTCTTAGGTCCATCAGCTTTATTACATGCGTATCGTTTTGTTGCTGACAGCCGTGACAGTGATACTCAAGCTCGTTTGGCTCGTTTGGATGATCCATTTAGTTTATTCCGCTGCCGTGGTATCATGAACTGTGTATCGGTCTGTCCTAAAGGCTTAAATCCAACCAAAGCTATCGGTCATTTACGTAACATGCTTATCGATCAGGCCGGTTAA
- the sdhD gene encoding succinate dehydrogenase, hydrophobic membrane anchor protein, translated as MKSATGLTGSGSRDWVVQRFSAVILAIYSVVLVGFFLTHGNMDFYEWSAFMNSLPMRLFSLLAIIALAGHAWVGIWTVLTDYIKSGGLRLILQALMIAAILVYLFWGIMIFWGNGFGVVAV; from the coding sequence ATCAAAAGTGCTACCGGCTTAACCGGATCAGGCTCACGTGATTGGGTGGTGCAGCGTTTTAGTGCAGTGATCCTAGCTATTTATAGTGTGGTGCTGGTTGGCTTCTTTTTAACCCATGGCAACATGGATTTCTATGAGTGGTCAGCATTTATGAATAGCCTACCTATGCGTTTATTTAGCTTGCTTGCTATTATCGCTTTGGCTGGACACGCTTGGGTTGGTATCTGGACCGTTTTGACTGACTATATCAAGTCAGGTGGTCTTCGTTTAATCCTGCAAGCCCTAATGATCGCTGCTATTTTGGTCTATTTGTTCTGGGGTATTATGATTTTTTGGGGTAATGGCTTTGGTGTCGTTGCCGTTTAA
- the sdhC gene encoding succinate dehydrogenase, cytochrome b556 subunit, translating into MPAVKSNRPINLPLSQVISVNSSPIARASILHRISGIILFLLIPIMLWLLQNSLASPESFETVFDNVLVRFVAWIFVAATAYHFVMGIKHLFADMGMHEELKTGRTAAVVSFVIAAILIVASFVWVMF; encoded by the coding sequence ATGCCCGCTGTGAAAAGCAACAGACCCATTAACTTGCCTTTGAGCCAAGTGATTAGCGTTAATAGCTCACCGATAGCTAGAGCCTCGATTTTACATCGTATCTCAGGAATTATCTTATTCTTACTTATCCCTATCATGCTTTGGTTATTACAGAATTCTTTGGCGTCGCCTGAGAGTTTTGAAACTGTGTTTGATAACGTTTTGGTACGCTTCGTAGCATGGATATTCGTCGCTGCGACTGCTTATCATTTCGTGATGGGGATAAAGCATTTATTTGCTGATATGGGCATGCACGAAGAGCTAAAAACAGGTCGGACTGCGGCCGTGGTAAGCTTTGTAATTGCAGCCATTCTAATTGTCGCGTCGTTTGTATGGGTGATGTTCTAA